In the Methanothermobacter marburgensis str. Marburg genome, CCAGTATCTCCTTCAGGAACCCATACTGGCGGTCTATTATCACAGAGACCCCTGAGAATATGCTGGTGAAGAGTATTGTCTGACCTATTATACCCGGATAGATGAAGGCCCTGTAGCCCCCGGCCACTGCGCCGAACCTCACAGCAGCCCCCAGACCTGTGCCGAATATTATGAGCCAGAGGAGGGGGGTTACCACAGATGTGACTATCCTTGAACGGTAACGAAAGAAACGCTTCATCTCACGCAGCCATATTGTATATATGCCCTCAAGTTCCGCCATGATATCAAACCTCACCTACTACCCCCAATTTCACCATATCATGCCTCAGTTATACCCCTACCTGTGTACCTTATGAACACGTCCTCAAGGGTGGGGTGTTCCAGTTCTACTGACCTCACGTAGAATCCAGTCCTCGCTGCAAGGTTAACGATCTCGGGTACCAGGTTTTCGCCCCTCTCAACCAGCACCTTGACCTCGTCATCCACCAGGTAGGCCTTCTTAACGTAGTCCTGTTTCACCAGGAGTTCATGGAATTCATCTGCCCTGTCAACCCTGACCGTTATGGTGTCCGCCCCAAGCTCCCTCTTGAGGTTTGAGGGGCTGTCAGCCTTTATTATCTCCCCACGGCTCATTATGGCCACCTCATCGCAGAGTTTATCTGCCTCCTCCATGTAGTGGGTGGTGAGGAGCACGGTAACGTCCTCCTCCCTGTTGAGCCTCTCTATGTACCTCCAGATGCTCTCCCTTGTCTGGGGGTCGAGTCCAAGGGTTGGCTCGTCAAGGAAGAGCACCCGGGGGTGGTGTATCAGGCCGCGGCCTATCTCGAGACGCCGCTTCATACCCCCAGAGTATGTCTTCACATACTCATCGGCCTTATCACCCAGGGCGATGAGTTCAAGGACCTCATCTATCCTCCTCTTCCTTATGTCCCTGGGGACCCCGTAGAGGGCGGCGTGCATTTCAAGGTGCTCCCTTCCTGTGAGTATGTCGTCGAGGGCCCTTGACTGGAAGACTATGCCTATGGACTCCCTCACCTTCCTGGCCTCCCTTACAATGTCGTAGCCGTTTACCATACCCCTCCCGGATGTGGGGTGTAGTATGGTGCAGAGCATGGATATCAGTGTGGTTTTACCTGCACCGTTAGGCCCAAGGACACCGTAAATGGAGTTTTCAGGGACCTCAAGATCCACGGAGTTAACCGCCAGGAAATCATCATATCTCTTGCTTATACCCTCTGTTTCAATTATGTTACCCATAGGAACCCCTTCAGCTGATGCTCACATCCGGTCGTCACAAGTATTTTATGCCTCCAGTGATTAATATAGTATTAAGTGAAAATCCATTAGGGGGATCACATCAGGGTTTCCCACTATTCTTCCTGTGTGGGGTGGTTGATTGAGGTTCAGGTCCATTGAAAAGTCACCTACCGGTATAAAGGGTCTTGATATGGTAACAGGGGGTGGTTTTCCCCAGGGGAGGAACACACTCATCTATGGTGGCCCAGGTACCGGAAAGACATTCATTGCAGTTGAGTTTCTCCTGAATGGGGCATCCTACTACGGGGAGCACGGTGTCCTTGTGAGCTTTGATGAACCGGCAGATAACATTGTTGAGAACTTCCAGACAGATGACAGGATCCTTGAAAAACTGATTAAAGATGGTAAAATATTTATTGAAGACGTTTCAGGGGCACCTGACCCCAGTATAGGATCCTACAGTCTGGATGCCCTTAAGATAAGGATCGAGGATGCTGTTAAAACCACCGGGGCCAGCAGGGTTGTCCTTGATAAGGTGGACAGCCTCTTTGATGGTGTATCAGACAGGGGGCCCCTCCACATGGAACTGCGCCACCTCATATCCTGGCTGAATGGGATGGGGGTTACAAGCGTATTCACCGCCGGCGACTCGGGGGGTAAACCAACACATGGACTTGAGGACTACATCTCCGACTGTGTCATACACCTCACCCACACCTTCGATGGGGAGGTTGGAACAAGACACATGCGAATAGTCAAGTACCGCGGCTCCAGCCACGGCCTCAACAGGTACCCCTTCCTCATCAATGAGAGAGGAATCTCAATCTTCCCGATAACCTCCCTCAAACTGGATTACAGTGTCAGCCGGGAACTCGTCTCCACAGGGATACCTGACCTGGATGATATGCTGGGTGGGGGTGTATACAGGGGTTCCAGTGTCCTCATATCAGGTACGACAGGGGCCGGTAAGACCACCGTTCTTTCAAAATTTGCCTATGAGGCCTGCCGCCGCGGTGAACGCTGCCTCTACTTTGCCAATGAGGAGCCCGCAGATCAGATAATCCGGAACATGGAATCGGTGGGGATCCAGCTCAAAGATCATACTGATGATAAACTCATGATACACTCCGATAGGCCCACATCACTGGGACTTGAATCCCACCTGACCGAGATGCAGGACCTTGTAATGGACTTCAAACCTGATACTGTACTTGTGGACCCTGTTACTGGCCTTGCAGCTGCAGGTGGACCCTCAAATAGGGTCAGCAATGCAAAGAACCTCTTCATAAGGTTCACCGATTTTCTGAAGTCACGGGGTGTGACCTCCCTCTTCACATACCTTATAAGGTCACCGGTCACCGCAACCCAGACTGAACTTGAGATCTCATCACTGATTGATACTTGGATTGTCCTGGAGCATGTGAGGACCAACGGTGATTACAAGAGGCTCCTCCGCATACTAAAGAGCAGGGGAATGGACCACTCAAGCAGCGTCGCAGAGCTGAAATTCACTGAAAGGGGGATTCTCATCAAGGGGGGATCCTGGTGAGAGTGGGGGATGAGTCATGATCCATCTTCGCATATACATCGCCGGTGATAACCTTTCAGCTGCGGCCCTTGAAAACCTCAGGAATGTTATGGGTGATGATGCGAAGCTAGAGGTTGTTGATGTCCGTGGAGACCCCGAGATTGCAAGGGAGAATGGAGTCATTGCCATTCCGACCCTGGAGAGGATAAGCCCGGGCCCCAGGCGGAGGGTTATAGGGGACCTCAATGACCCTGATGCCCTGCGCAGATTCATAGGTATCTGAGGTGCATGGTATGGAGAATGCAATCAGGAGGATCAATGACCTCATTGATGAGAGGAGAGAGGAGGATACCCTATCACTCATCAGGGGTATGGAAGCAGGGGACCATATCTGCATCATATACGATGATGAGGCTGAGTGGAGGAGGATCATTGTTCCCTTCATCATCGAGGGCCTCAGGAGGGATGAGAGGTGCATATACATAGCCAGCCAGAGGACATGCGAAACCATCAGGGAGGAGCTCGGCAGGAAGATCCCTGTTTCCATGTTTGAAGCCGGAGGGAGCCTCAGGATAATGAATGAAACTGAGGCTTACACAGAGGGGGGTTTCTTTGACCCTGAAAGGATGCTTGACCTCCTTGAATCCGAAACAGAAAATGCGGTTGCCGAGGGCTTCACTGGCCTCAGGGTTACCGGTGAAATGAGCTGGGTCCTCAGGGGCCTCCCCGGGAGCGAAAGGCTGATAGAGTATGAGGCCAGACTCAACAATTTCTTCCCGGGATCTGACTGCCTTGCCATCTGCCAGTACCACAGGCAACTCTTCAGCCCCGATGTGATCAGGGGAGTCCTGCTCACCCACCCCATAGTTGTCTGGAACTCAGGTGTGTACAGAAACCCATACTATATAAGCCCGGAGCTTATCCTCAGCGGTGAAGAATGTGAGAGGGAGGTGGATAACTGGCTCGAGAATATAAAAAGGGAGAATGAACTTTTAAGGTCCCTTGAAAACATCAAAAAGCTCTATGATGAGTTCATAAACCACAGTCCATGGATAGTGTTCCTCAAGGATTTCAGGTCAAGGTACGTGATTGCAAACAGCAGGTTTTCAGAGCTTGTGGGAACAGAGGATATCA is a window encoding:
- a CDS encoding circadian clock KaiB family protein is translated as MIHLRIYIAGDNLSAAALENLRNVMGDDAKLEVVDVRGDPEIARENGVIAIPTLERISPGPRRRVIGDLNDPDALRRFIGI
- a CDS encoding ATP-binding cassette domain-containing protein, which encodes MGNIIETEGISKRYDDFLAVNSVDLEVPENSIYGVLGPNGAGKTTLISMLCTILHPTSGRGMVNGYDIVREARKVRESIGIVFQSRALDDILTGREHLEMHAALYGVPRDIRKRRIDEVLELIALGDKADEYVKTYSGGMKRRLEIGRGLIHHPRVLFLDEPTLGLDPQTRESIWRYIERLNREEDVTVLLTTHYMEEADKLCDEVAIMSRGEIIKADSPSNLKRELGADTITVRVDRADEFHELLVKQDYVKKAYLVDDEVKVLVERGENLVPEIVNLAARTGFYVRSVELEHPTLEDVFIRYTGRGITEA
- the kaiC gene encoding circadian clock protein KaiC; its protein translation is MRFRSIEKSPTGIKGLDMVTGGGFPQGRNTLIYGGPGTGKTFIAVEFLLNGASYYGEHGVLVSFDEPADNIVENFQTDDRILEKLIKDGKIFIEDVSGAPDPSIGSYSLDALKIRIEDAVKTTGASRVVLDKVDSLFDGVSDRGPLHMELRHLISWLNGMGVTSVFTAGDSGGKPTHGLEDYISDCVIHLTHTFDGEVGTRHMRIVKYRGSSHGLNRYPFLINERGISIFPITSLKLDYSVSRELVSTGIPDLDDMLGGGVYRGSSVLISGTTGAGKTTVLSKFAYEACRRGERCLYFANEEPADQIIRNMESVGIQLKDHTDDKLMIHSDRPTSLGLESHLTEMQDLVMDFKPDTVLVDPVTGLAAAGGPSNRVSNAKNLFIRFTDFLKSRGVTSLFTYLIRSPVTATQTELEISSLIDTWIVLEHVRTNGDYKRLLRILKSRGMDHSSSVAELKFTERGILIKGGSW